One window of Trichoderma breve strain T069 chromosome 3, whole genome shotgun sequence genomic DNA carries:
- a CDS encoding aldehyde dehydrogenase family domain-containing protein encodes MTPTITQTNLYINGEYVPSVKGETLSIYSPNDDSLVTDKIQAGSEADVDKAVAAAKAVFPAWRNTAGSERGRLMLRFADLLEASTERMAELESVAMGQPVSVAKKAIAGGLSVWRYYAGWAGKIRGDSFMPTEADGSYKLVQYEPLGVCAGICAWNGSHGLAAWKLAPALAAGNTYVLKPSEKSPLALLEYGRLFAEAGFPPGVVNIVPGAGPTGSAIASHMDIAKVAFTGSAAVGRAVMKAASASNLKTVTLELGGKSPALVFADADLANAVQHTSAGFLRNSGQVCFASSRVLVHESVADEYVRGVKAAFEAARLQMAHSLRPETVYGPVADRKQFERIMGFLDHAKAEGTQVLAGGGRLGDQGTFIEPTVFLNPDLGSRVYREEIFGPVLSINTFRDEDEAVRLANDTSYGLGSSVYTSDLGRALRVADKMDAGTVGINGVFITSAQTPFGGFKQSGTGKESGEEGLRAYLRAKTIHINMHPLSSAKQ; translated from the exons ATGACGCCCACAATCACGCAGACGAACCTATACATCAACGGCGAG TACGTGCCGTCTGTCAAAGGCGAGACGCTGTCCATCTACTCGCCCAACGATGACTCGCTGGTGACGGACAAAATACAGGCAGGCAGCGAGGCCGACGTGGACAaggcggtggcggcagcCAAGGCGGTGTTCCCGGCGTGGCGGAATACGGCCGGATCGGAGCGGGGGCGGCTGATGCTGCGGTTCGCGGACCTGCTGGAGGCCAGCACGGAGCGGATGGCGGAGCTGGAGTCGGTGGCGATGGGGCAGCCGGTCAGcgtggccaagaaggcgATCGCGGGAGGGCTGTCGGTGTGGCGGTACTACGCTGGGTGGGCGGGCAAGATCCGGGGCGACAGCTTCATGCCGACCGAGGCGGACGGGTCGTATAAGCTGGTGCAGTACGAGCCGCTGGGCGTGTGCGCGGGCATCTGCGCGTGGAACGGGTCGCACGGGCTGGCGGCGTGGAAGCTGGCGCCGGCGCTGGCGGCGGGCAACACGTACGTGCTCAAGCCGTCGGAGAAGAGCCCGCTGGCGCTGCTCGAGTACGGGCGGCTGTTCGCCGAGGCCGGCTTCCCCCCGGGCGTGGTCAACATCGTGCCGGGCGCCGGGCCCACGGGGTCGGCCATTGCCAGCCACATGGACATTGCCAAGGTGGCCTTTACGGGCTCGGCGGCGGTGGGCCGGGCCGTCATGAAGGCGGCGTCGGCGTCCAACCTCAAGACGGTGACGCTGGAGCTCGGGGGCAAGTCGCCGGCGCTGGTGTTTGCGGATGCGGACCTGGCCAACGCCGTGCAGCACACGTCGGCCGGCTTCCTGCGCAACTCGGGCCAGGTGTGCTTTGCGTCGTCGCGCGTGCTGGTGCACGAGTCGGTGGCGGACGAGTACGTGCGCGGCGTCAAGGCGGCGTTCGAGGCGGCGCGGCTCCAGATGGCGCACTCGCTGCGGCCTGAGACGGTGTACGGCCCCGTGGCGGACCGCAAGCAGTTTGAGCGCATCATGGGCTTCCTGGACCACGCAAAGGCCGAGGGCACGCAGGTGCTGGCGGGAGGCGGGCGACTGGGCGACCAGGGCACCTTTATCGAGCCGACCGTCTTCCTCAACCCGGACCTGGGCAGCCGCGTCTACCGCGAGGAGATATTCGGGCCCGTCCTGTCCATCAACACGTTCcgcgacgaggacgaggccgtGCGCCTGGCCAACGACACCAGCTACGGGCTCGGCTCCTCCGTCTACACCAGCGACCTGGGCCGGGCCCTGCGCGTCGCCGACAAGATGGACGCCGGCACCGTCGGTATCAACGGCGTCTTCATCACCAGCGCCCAGACCCCCTTTGGCGGCTTCAAGCAGAGCGGCACCGGCAAGGAGAGCGGCGAGGAGGGCCTGAGGGCCTATCTGCGCGCCAAGACCATCCACATCAACATGCACCCGCTGTCGTCGGCCAAGCAGTAG
- a CDS encoding fungal specific transcription factor domain-containing protein, which produces MDLPELYRLFDVEADPTVLPQFNLDFTFANTALPDAIGLPFEAGGIPSASPNTHIPGTANAGHPDVHIIAAAAAGNHRTALVPASHDQADWALADQARGAGIPKQRQRRFAPRSRHGCLTCRARRKRCDAQRPVCRACIRVNVECEWPSKGRASDYHRRDLDTEANDHQHGCDEQQQQQPARPEAAARGSFVTSDYMAASLSSSLSSSSSSTATVPQAPSYSTLPNRFNRKLSAKDAALERHLLTYYVHSFIPRVTIAKSSTNVFTSLYIPMSFQHSGVLDAIIACAAAHLAKSTQSFHKSQELHQVVVQRQRLALDYVKSQVENPSMADGVGEQGDYKLEVVVVLLLLVGLETQTGGRGLRWMQQIQWVRQLLQRQAASVTDVWNSWEVDCVLNHFVYHDVMCLIMEDVLDPETRSGLSDDSTLADSPPLAMPPLPPPLPMDPVHSSQGCFGASSCGPASPVVPSIHVHVGNTNMDIDCLLGLSTDLFKLIMRQRDLREARYWLPGADDSHFWELETEISNWQYNNDLAASLDVNTRLDLIALAECHRLTALILLYRQHTGRSYYLPDLASQIMSIIPRISPDSPVAPALTPILFLAGAELTSEVDITLCASRLRSIKDGIKMMNVAPAEEVLRHVWNDRLQNKISTDWLKVMRARHWTINLG; this is translated from the coding sequence ATGGATCTCCCCGAGCTGTACAGGCTGTTCGACGTTGAGGCTGACCCGACTGTGCTGCCACAGTTCAACCTGGACTTCACCTTCGCCAATACTGCCCTCCCCGACGCCATTGGCCTGCCCTTTGAAGCCGGCGGCATCCCGTCCGCCTCCCCAAACACACATATCCCCGGCACCGCCAACGCGGGCCATCCGGATGTCcacatcatcgccgccgccgccgccggcaaCCACCGCACCGCACTCGTGCCTGCTTCTCACGACCAGGCAGACTGGGCCCTCGCGGATCAGGCACGCGGCGCCGGCATCCCCAAACAGCGGCAAAGGCGCTTCGCCCCGCGCAGCCGCCACGGATGTCTCACCTGTCGCGCCCGCCGCAAGCGCTGCGACGCCCAGCGGCCTGTATGTCGCGCCTGTATCCGTGTCAACGTCGAGTGCGAGTGGCCCAGCAAGGGGCGCGCCTCCGACTATCACCGCCGTGATCTGGACACCGAGGCCAACGATCACCAGCACGGCTGtgacgagcagcagcagcagcagccggccAGACCCGAGGCCGCAGCACGCGGCTCCTTCGTCACCTCGGACTATATGGCTGCCTCTTTGTCGTCTTCgttgtcttcttcgtcttcttccacggCTACCGTCCCTCAGGCTCCCAGCTACTCGACGCTGCCCAACCGCTTCAACCGCAAGCTCTCCGCCAAGGACGCCGCCCTGGAACGCCACCTGCTGACCTACTACGTACACAGCTTCATCCCCCGCGTCACCATAGCCAAGTCGTCCACCAACGTCTTCACATCCCTCTACATCCCCATGTCCTTCCAGCACTCCGGCGTcctcgacgccatcatcgcctgcgccgccgcccaccTCGCCAAGTCCACCCAGAGCTTCCACAAAAGCCAGGAGCTGCACCAGGTCGTAGTCCAGCGCCAGCGGCTTGCCCTCGACTACGTCAAGAGCCAGGTGGAGAACCCGTCAATGGCCGACGGCGTGGGAGAGCAGGGCGACTACAAGCtcgaggtggtggtggtcctgctgctcctcgtcggcctGGAGACGCAGACCGGCGGCCGCGGCTTGCGCTGGATGCAGCAGATTCAGTGGGTTCGGCAGCTGCTCCAGAGACAGGCGGCATCCGTAACGGATGTCTGGAATTCTTGGGAAGTGGACTGCGTTCTGAACCACTTCGTCTATCACGACGTCATGTGCCTCATCATGGAAGATGTCCTGGACCCAGAGACCCGCTCTGGTCTGTCTGATGACTCTACTTTGGCTGACAGCCCGCCGTTGGCTATGCCACCTCTACCGCCGCCTCTGCCGATGGACCCAGTTCACTCCAGCCAGGGTTGCTTCGGCGCTTCATCCTGCGGCCCTGCCTCGCCTGTGGTCCCgagcatacatgtacatgtaggcaaCACCAACATGGACATCGACTGCCTTCTCGGCTTGTCCACAGATCTGTTCAAGCTCATCATGAGACAACGCGACTTGCGTGAGGCCCGCTACTGGCTGCCGGGCGCCGACGACTCACACTTCTGGGAGCTCGAGACGGAAATCTCGAATTGGCAATACAACAACGATCTGGCTGCCTCCCTGGACGTCAACACTCGTCTGGATCTAATCGCACTGGCCGAGTGTCATCGCCTTACGGCCCTCATCTTGCTCTACCGTCAACACACTGGCCGATCCTACTATCTGCCGGATCTGGCCTCGCAGATCATGTCCATCATCCCCCGCATAAGCCCAGACAGCCCCGTGGCTCCCGCCTTGACCCCCATCCTGTTCCTGGCCGGCGCCGAGCTGACATCGGAGGTGGATATTACATTGTGCGCAAGCAGGCTGAGGAGCATCAAGGACGgcatcaagatgatgaacgTTGCGCCGGCCGAGGAGGTTTTGCGTCATGTATGGAACGACAGGTTACAAAACAAAATTTCGACCGACTGGCTCAAGGTGATGCGCGCAAGGCATTGGACTATCAACCTGGGTTGA
- a CDS encoding aminotransferase class-III domain-containing protein, with protein sequence MGSTQKLDLKLSEKVRSLLRQEAAYIVGGVEPLPIFPERAQGAKIWDVDGKEYLDFIVGFSAANQGHGHPYIMKKVREQYEKIALVNISAHNPQWGPFAEKMCKRFGYDKILAMISGTEAADTACKTARKWGIGVKGIPAEKCLVLATGKSYHGMTSGVWNLQDPSKARTAYGLDSQIHMNINPTTGEPLTYPEIDPMRRCIEEHHQRIAAVVMEPYHGVTRDVHDEGRYARAVYDLCRKYNILFISDEVRSGAGKTGKFFSYMHLGDDCKPDMVTMGKSITGGVYPQSFVMGKEAVMSLIGSGQTASTFAYTPVAIAAATAAIETIDRENLMERAVVLGDRWASTIRSWNHPHIDWVSQIGADCNIFVKGVRAERLGALLMHKGVAIFPVHPRIRVSIPFIMTDEELDRGLAILKDALNTVDQYGSIEGEFWHQ encoded by the exons ATGGGATCCACCCAGAAGCTGGATCTGAAGCTGTCCGAGAAAGTGCGCTCGCTACTCCGCCAGGAGGCGGCGTACATTGTCGGCGGCGTTGAACCCCTACCCATCTTCCCCGAGCGAGCCCAAGGGGCGAAAATATGG GATGTGGACGGCAAAGAGTATCTCGATTTCATCGTTGGTTTCAGCGCCGCGAACCAGGGCCATGGCCACCCTTACATCATGAAGAAGGTTCGGGAGCAATATGAAAAGA TTGCACTGGTCAACATCTCGGCGCACAACCCTCAATGGGGCCCGTTCGCGGAGAAGATGTGCAAAAGATTCGGCTACGACAAGATCCTGGCCATGATCTCCGGCACCGAAGCCGCCGACACTGCTTGCAAAACGGCCCGCAAGTGGGGTATCGGAGTCAAAGGCATCCCGGCAGAGAAGTGCCTGGTCCTGGCAACGGGCAAGTCGTACCATGGCATGACTTCGGGCGTGTGGAATCTTCAGGATCCGTCCAAGGCGCGCACAG CATACGGCCTCGATAGCCAAATCCACATGAACATCAACCCTACCACGGGCGAGCCGTTGACGTACCCAGAGATCGACCCGATGCGCCGATGCATCGAGGAGCATCACCAGCGCATTGCGGCCGTCGTGATGGAGCCATATCACGGCGTCACCAG GGACGTACACGACGAAGGCCGCTATGCTCGAGCAGTCTACGACTTGTGCAGAAAGTACAACATCTTGTTCATTTCGGACGAAGTACGCTCCGGAGCCGGCAAGACGGGAAAGTTCTTCTCATACATGCATCTGGGGGACGACTGCAAGCCCGACATGGTAACCATGGGCAAATCCATCACCGGCGGCGTCTATCCGCAGTCTTTTGTCATGGGCAAGGAGGCAGTCATGTCGCTCATCGGCTCTGGGCAGACCGCATCCACGTTTGCGTATACGCCAGTTGCCATCGCAGCAGCCACTGCGGCCATTGAGACGATAGACCGCGAGAACCTCATGGAGCGTGCCGTAGTCCTTGGGGATCGCTGGGCGTCGACGATCCGATCGTGGAACCACCCTCACATAGACTGGGTGAGCCAGATCGGTGCCGACTGCAACATCTTCGTCAAAGGTGTCAGGGCAGAGCGTCTGGGAGCGTTGCTCATGCACAAAGGCGTGGCCATCTTCCCCGTACATCCACGCATACGCGTATCCATCCCGTTCATCATGACggacgaggagctggacaGGGGACTGGCGATTCTCAAGGACGCGCTCAACACGGTGGATCAGTATGGGAGCATTGAAGGAGAGTTTTGGCACCAGTAG
- a CDS encoding sugar transporter domain-containing protein — MSRYVPNLYNFWIVIFVALGSAACAYSIAVIGSTTGQPSFYRSLGLAMQGEPGYSRTNHLIGAFNGVNSAGAALGAIQSAWLMERYSRKYTIQFGALIQIIGGALCAGSINVGMFLAGRFIVGWAIGILYTAIPVYQSEMSTPATRGFMVSMHGIMIAIGYLLSSWIGFGVYFITANGSDSSFPWRFPISFQIVPAILLLVGSPRLPFSPRWLVQKGRDDHTISNREFDQIRQQTEADLAVKEHTTWYELVRTPGNRKRALIAVFLFWGNQMTGNLVIANYGTIIFASLGMTGYMPLLLLALWIVVSVGGNTICALFLDRFGRRNFMLVGIAGMFAALLGECITQAVSVNNDPNSNIPGKRAAAFFLFLWIAFYSSCQDGTQYVYLAEIYPNYLRGQGTAFGIFNLFIASIVVLVAAPTAFSTIGWRFFIVFIVPTFFYFWIVYFMFPETRLKSLEEIAELFSESVAVHLDEANAEDEKTEGVSMTENVSVSKDGATTKQETV; from the exons ATGTCTCGCTATGTCCCAAACTTGTACAACTTCTGGATTGTTATCTTCGTAGCTCTCGGATCTGCGGCATGTGCTTACAGTATTGCTGTCATCGG GTCCACGACCGGCCAGCCGTCGTTCTACCGGTCTCTCGGTCTCGCAATGCAGGGCGAGCCGGGATACAGTAGGACAAATCACTTGATCGGCGCATTCAATG GCGTCAACTCCGCTGGCGCCGCGCTCGGCGCGATCCAAAGCGCTTGGTTGATGGAACGATACTCTCGAAAATATACGATTCAGTTTGGGGCACTCATCCAGATCATCGGCGGTGCTCTCTGCGCTGGTTCCATCAACGTAGGAATGTTTCTGGCTGGTAGATTCATCGTGGGCTGGGCTATTGGAATTCTGTATACG GCCATCCCCGTTTATCAGAGTGAGATGAGCACCCCTGCCACCCGCGGTTTCATGGTCTCTATGCACGGAATCATGATTGCCATTGGCTATCTCCTCAGCTCATGGATCGGATTTGGCGTCTACTTCATCACTGCCAACGGTTCCGACTCCAGCTTCCCATGGCGTTTCCCCATCAGCTTCCAGATCGTCCCAGCCATCCTTCTCCTGGTGGGCTCGCCTAGGCTTCCATTTTCGCCCCGGTGGCTCGTTCAGAAAGGACG TGACGATCACACCATCTCCAATCGGGAGTTTGACCAGATTCGCCAGCAAACCGAGGCCGACCTGGCGGTCAAGGAGCACACCACATGGTACGAGCTGGTCCGAACTCCAGGCAACAGGAAGAGGGCTTTGATTGCTGTCTTTCTGTTCTGGGGAAATCAAATGACCGGAAACCTTGTCATCGCCAATTACGGAACAATCATCTTTGCCTCGCTCGGAATGACTGGGTATATGCCTTTGTTGCTTCTGGCTCTCTGGATCGTCGTGTCGGTTGGCGGCAACACCATTTGCGCGCTGTTCCTTGATCGTTTCGGCAGACGAAACTTCATGCTTGTTGGTATCGCCGGTATGTTTGCTGCGCTTCTCGGCGAATGCATCACCCAGGCTGTTTCCGTCAACAATGACCCCAACTCCAACATCCCTGGAAAACGCGCCGCAgcattcttcctcttcttgtgGATTGCTTTCTACAGCTCCTGCCAAGATGGGACGCAGTATGTCTATCTTGCTGAGATATACCCTAATTATCTACGGGGCCAAGGTACTGCGtttggcatcttcaatctcttcattGCGTCTATTGTCGTCTTGGTAGCCGCACCGACCGCTTTCAGCA CCATTGGTTGGAGATTTTTCATTGTCTTTATCGTGCCGaccttcttctacttctggATCGTGTATTTTATGTTCCCCGAGACTCGCCTCAAGtccttggaggagattgcagaGCTGTTCTCCGAGTCCGTTGCGGTTCATCTCGATGAGGCCAAcgcagaagatgaaaagacaGAAGGTGTCAGTATGACAGAAAATGTATCAGTGAGCAAGGATGGAGCAACAACCAAGCAGGAGACGGTTTAG
- a CDS encoding lamB/YcsF family domain-containing protein, translating into MPRIQQPAKINVDLGEAFGNWKMGPDDELLPLIDHANVACGFHGDPVTMMETIRKAKKYGVKVGAHPGLPDLVGFGRRVMNITPDEAYAITVYQVNALKGFLEAEGMTLHHVKPHGVFYGMMMKDYDIALAVCRAIPKGVPIFLHTDTLTEKAAKELGVPYIAETCVDIRYGNGGIPVVNRRMSPWKKEEIQYNINNVMENCQVDTVEGGKYDFPLANHEVTICAHSDTPGALEVVKAMRESVDEFNAKYFPDFKRNSSI; encoded by the exons ATGCCGAGAATCCAGCAGCCCGCCAAGATCAATGTCGATCTGGGCGAAGCTTTTGGAAACTGGAAGATGGGGCCTGACGATGAGCTCCTGCCTCTG ATTGATCATGCCAATGTTGCATGCGGCTTCCATGG TGACCCGGTCACGATGATGGAGACTATTCGCAAAGCTAAAAAGTACGGTGTCAAGGTTGGCGCCCATCCTGGCCTCCCTG ACTTGGTCGGATTCGGACGGCGTGTCATGAATATCACGCCAGATGAGGCCTATGCGATTACCGTCTACCAGGTGAACGCCCTAAAAGGTTTCCTGGAGGCCGAAGGCATGACACTTCATCATGTGAAGCCTCATGGAGTTTTCTAcggcatgatgatgaaggatTACGACATCGCTCTCGCCGTGTGCCGAGCTATACCTAAAGGCGTCCCAATCTTCCTGCATACTGATACCCTAACTGaaaaggcagcaaaagaacTGGGTGTTCCGTATATTGCCGAGACATGTGTTGATATCAGATACGGCAACGGTGGCATTCCGGTGGTCAACAGGAGAATGAG CCCATGGAAAAAGGAGGAAATTcaatacaacatcaacaacgtAATGGAGAACTGCCAGGTGGACACTGTAGAGGGCGGTAAGTATGACTTCCCTCTGGCCAACCACGAGGTCACTATCTGTGCGCACTCGGATACACCTGGTGCCCTGGAAGTTGTCAAGGCTATGCGAGAGTCAGTGGATGAATTTAATGCCAAGTACTTCCCCGATTTTAAGCGAAATAGCTCTATCTAG